From Impatiens glandulifera chromosome 7, dImpGla2.1, whole genome shotgun sequence:
AAGATTATCTCAACACTGAATGGAGCTTTTGATAATGTTATGATGGCATGACAAAGTATGCATCATCAAAGTCACCGAAAGGTTCTAAGCATAACAACAAATATGAAAAGGATTTAGACTGTAATTACTGGAAGATGAACAAAACAACAAACAAATGTTTCTTTTGGATGATTtctttttaagaataatttgaCAGACTTTCAATACTAACATTGTTCTGATTAATGATAACCTAAAACAATAATGAATTCTCTGGCAACTCACGTTTTATTCTCACCCAAGAATCCAGATATTTCAGAAATACCCATTTTGCCATGAAGAATATCTAGCAATTCGGGAACATCTTTCTCATATTTAGAAACAAACCTTTTGATAAACACCTCGTTTCTAGGGCACAATATAGACGAAATCGCAACTTCTCTCTCCAACAAACCCTTCCCCATAAGAACTTTCATGATCAAACACCTCGGCTTGACCCTTTTCTCCATACTCAAGAGGAGAACCGTAGGACGCTTAGCGATATCAATTGCCTTCACCCCAAATTCATTCACGAGAAATTCCATCTTCCTGCATATGTTTTCCTCCGACAAAGCCATGCAAAAAGGATTTCTCTTGAAAGCCATTTTCGAATCGTTTTCAGACCATCCATATTTTGAgtaaattttaactttaacttcCAAAACCTTCTTGCTCAATTGAGATATCAACTGTAAGGCAATGCAAAACGTTGCCTTCAATGGATCGAATCCAATCTGAATAACCTCATCCACTTTCTCCTTAAAACTGTCATGGTTTCTCAAAAGGACAGCTGTATGATTCCTAATTAAACGAACCAATGGTGATTTAGGAACATCAAGTTTTCTCAGAAGTGCAACATTGGAAGACAAAGTCTGAACACTGTCTTTGTTATTGGCCCATGAGGCTTTCACAATAGCTCCAGCAGTTTCAAAATCGTCCAAACCAATCACAGTTTTCATGAACTTGTGAAAAGGAATAATCCGATTCTCAAGGCTCATTGTCAATACATTAGGACTAGATGACATGAAAGATGGGAGTTCAGCAATTGATACGcctaatgaataaaagaaattcAATTTGGGCAAAATGATATTTGAGGGACTACAACCGAAAACCTGTGGGCATGACTTAATAAGCTTGAGGATTTGTGTATCATTGAATTCATGGCTTTTAAGAAGTGCAATGACGGAATCCGGCTGGTCGGCTGATCGGAATTTTACCTTACTAGATATAGATAGAGCTTCTTTTGGAGACAAATTAAAATAGGATATGAGATAAGTCTCTGTAAATGACTGTATATCAGTGTAAATTTGCTTCGTTGAGAATGATGCTTCAAAAAGCTTAACCCTGATCTGCAAATGGCCTCTTTCGATTCCATTGCCATTTAGGCTTCGAATTGGtagattttttaatatcatccacATTGAAGGAAAGGGTTTGAAGTTTAGGGCTTTGTTTCGTTTATAGGATGTTTAAAACCAGATTTGGCTCTCAAGAATCAAAATGTACCTGGTAAGCGCTTAAATTAGCAGACGGTGAAAAGGATTTAAACAAATGTGATGGGGAATCAACAGCCGCCGACGTCTCTGCTTCACTtatgattcttcttcttctacctGTTTCGCAGCTGACATTGAACAAAATGCAAGAAGAAAACGAAAATGAGTGAATGAATGTAAAAAGGAAACCCTACAATGTAGGAACCCTTTCATTTCGACCCGgttcattcttattttattttcataaaatttaataatataattttaattatttattattatttataattattcaaaaatcaaaccaattTCACATGCAAGAGTTGACATTTCTTTTTTAACTGGAAATTTACAAAATGATAGAAGAGAAGGTCTTAAATGCTCAGTTATCTAGTGCATAAATTAAATTACcacttaaaaaaaagtttgacaAATTACTCCGTCGCGTAACGCCAAAAGGAGGATCGTCACGCAAAGGAATCCTAAATTtttattcacaattttttttcatttctttagttttctttctctctctactccgCGCTCTCTCTCGCGAAGGAATCTTAAACGAACGATCTCATCGGCAACCAACGAACACATCGAAGGACAAAACTCGTTTTAATATCATatgatttatgttcttattttcattatagctttattaaatatttttgtattcaTCTTCAATGTAGGTTGGATgctcgatgatgatatttgcaaaTGCATACATATGAGGTTATTGTTATTGGTCATCTTGGTTGATGGTTGTTCATCTtatcgatgatgatatttgcagatgatgCTCTAATTCGGTTCCATTTCAGTGAAGATTTATATGATTTGGTCCCTTCTCGTTAAGGGTCGTCCCTTCTCGCGATGGGCCGTCCCTTCTCGCTACGCGTCGTCCCTTCTCACGAAAGAAAAGATTGTCTCGTGAAGGGCAAGATCGTCTCGCGATGGAAGTCAAAGAGGCATGCGTTTCTGCACGCGCTATATTCTATTTATAAGTATTACGCGATGAACATTTCATTACTTCACTATGTCACGACGACTCGACTCTCTTTAGCCTCTGCTTAACTTCATTGTTGTTTGCCTTGACGATTTTTACTACTCTTCTTCTCGTTCCTTCATCGTCATCATTAATCATGTTAGTTTTAGattttggtttagggtttatgtttagTATTTCGCGATGGGCCTTCTCGCAATTGGCCTTCTCACGATGGTGTATTTGTTActtgttcttacatttttgttgttgtt
This genomic window contains:
- the LOC124909537 gene encoding uncharacterized protein LOC124909537, yielding MSKVYSVTFGVVDSENNNFKTYLMPKLRDAIELVDDLVFVSDKYPSIANAFCETGRRRRIISEAETSAAVDSPSHLFKSFSPSANLSAYQIRVKLFEASFSTKQIYTDIQSFTETYLISYFNLSPKEALSISSKVKFRSADQPDSVIALLKSHEFNDTQILKLIKSCPQVFGCSPSNIILPKLNFFYSLGVSIAELPSFMSSSPNVLTMSLENRIIPFHKFMKTVIGLDDFETAGAIVKASWANNKDSVQTLSSNVALLRKLDVPKSPLVRLIRNHTAVLLRNHDSFKEKVDEVIQIGFDPLKATFCIALQLISQLSKKVLEVKVKIYSKYGWSENDSKMAFKRNPFCMALSEENICRKMEFLVNEFGVKAIDIAKRPTVLLLSMEKRVKPRCLIMKVLMGKGLLEREVAISSILCPRNEVFIKRFVSKYEKDVPELLDILHGKMGISEISGFLGENKT